From Candidatus Pedobacter colombiensis, one genomic window encodes:
- a CDS encoding GNAT family N-acetyltransferase: MILLRNGKEEDIESIQQLADKTWPAAYGHIISTEQIKYMLEKMYNRGELLSQLQKGYTFLIAEENDKDLGFACFSIHDSANHIYKLHKLYVLPDAHGKGIGKLLINEVVNMVRKAGGKSLELNVNRDNKATQFYIRAGFTVKETMDLDIGNGFFMNDYVMEMAI; encoded by the coding sequence ATGATTCTTTTAAGAAATGGGAAAGAAGAGGATATTGAAAGTATCCAGCAGCTTGCAGACAAAACCTGGCCTGCTGCTTATGGCCATATTATTTCAACCGAGCAGATTAAATACATGCTCGAAAAGATGTATAACAGGGGAGAGCTGCTCTCGCAATTACAAAAAGGCTATACCTTTTTAATTGCAGAAGAGAATGACAAAGACCTTGGCTTTGCCTGTTTTTCTATTCACGACTCCGCTAATCATATCTATAAACTGCACAAATTATATGTGTTGCCCGACGCTCATGGTAAAGGCATTGGTAAGCTACTTATTAATGAAGTCGTAAATATGGTAAGAAAGGCTGGAGGGAAATCGCTGGAGCTAAACGTAAACAGAGACAATAAAGCCACCCAATTTTATATTCGGGCAGGCTTTACTGTAAAAGAAACAATGGACCTTGATATTGGCAACGGTTTCTTTATGAATGATTATGTAATGGAAATGGCCATTTAA
- a CDS encoding dipeptide epimerase produces MKIAYNAYNLELKHTFSISKFSRTSTPVMLIRLSYENIEGYGEASMVPYMGENVETALAFLKKVDWNRFVHPFNFEEVLNYLDSIEKGHPAIKAAIDIALNDINGKLLNKPCYEIYGADPSKMPITSYTIGIDTAEVIKEKVADANGFKVLKIKLGRDNDKELINTIRSVSDLPLYVDANQGWTNRKHAIEMIYWLHDQGVQLIEQPMDKADLEGNAWLTERSPIPILADEAVQRLSDLEGLRGAYHGINIKLMKSGGIYEGHQMILKAKSMGMKVLIGCMSETSCATQAGMALAPLCDWADLDGPWLTKNNPFTAPKMIEGKYQLNQLPGLGLEGINPSLFTSGF; encoded by the coding sequence ATGAAGATCGCTTACAACGCCTATAACCTGGAATTAAAACACACCTTTTCTATTTCAAAATTTTCCCGTACAAGTACGCCAGTGATGCTGATCAGGCTGAGCTACGAAAACATTGAGGGTTATGGCGAGGCATCTATGGTCCCTTATATGGGTGAGAATGTAGAAACGGCCCTTGCCTTTTTAAAAAAGGTAGACTGGAACCGTTTTGTTCATCCATTTAACTTTGAAGAGGTCCTTAATTATCTGGACAGCATTGAGAAGGGGCATCCGGCCATTAAAGCAGCCATTGATATTGCCTTGAATGACATCAATGGAAAACTACTCAATAAGCCTTGTTATGAGATTTACGGTGCTGACCCATCAAAAATGCCTATAACATCTTATACGATTGGGATTGATACCGCCGAAGTGATTAAGGAAAAAGTAGCTGACGCCAATGGATTTAAAGTTTTAAAGATTAAACTTGGTAGAGACAATGATAAGGAGCTGATCAACACTATAAGAAGTGTAAGCGATCTTCCCTTGTATGTAGATGCCAATCAGGGCTGGACAAACAGGAAACACGCGATAGAAATGATCTACTGGTTACATGATCAAGGGGTTCAACTGATAGAGCAACCCATGGATAAAGCCGATCTTGAGGGCAATGCATGGCTTACCGAACGTAGTCCCATCCCAATCTTAGCGGATGAAGCAGTACAACGATTGTCTGATTTGGAAGGCTTAAGGGGGGCTTATCATGGTATCAACATCAAGTTGATGAAGAGTGGGGGCATCTACGAAGGTCATCAGATGATCCTTAAAGCCAAATCTATGGGTATGAAAGTGCTGATTGGCTGCATGAGCGAAACTTCTTGTGCTACGCAGGCAGGCATGGCCTTAGCACCGCTGTGCGACTGGGCAGACCTGGATGGTCCATGGCTAACTAAAAACAATCCTTTTACCGCGCCTAAAATGATTGAGGGGAAATACCAGCTAAATCAGCTGCCAGGGCTAGGGCTGGAAGGGATAAACCCTTCTTTATTTACTTCCGGTTTTTAA
- a CDS encoding DUF2252 family protein, with translation MDTIIERIAKFNAPLLPDMVQLKYKAMKENAFRFLRGTCHIFYEDLSHAKGFPSSPLAWICGDLHLENFGSFKGNNRMVYFDLNDFDESMLAPLNWELARVLTSIYVAFDTLKLKKPVADEMVTLFLNKYTEILRGGKAHYIDPRTAKGVVRYFLNNVKKRKERDLIKKITDPDRKKLTIKIDNTLHFKLDPKLKEALITHVSTWLKNTKDWPNNYAVKDAAFRVAGTGSIGLKRYMFLLQGIKAKDKYLLIELKQGTTSSLAPYNKTPQPIWDSEASRMITSKYRMQNVSTALLSTTLFKKDAYILQEMQPYADKIHFELLANHLKDLKMVLTDMAILTASAQLRSSGIKGSAINDELTAFAAHNEWHKPLITYAKNYANKVKADYNEYLSGYKELATKPTS, from the coding sequence ATGGATACAATTATTGAAAGAATTGCAAAATTCAATGCGCCCTTACTTCCTGACATGGTTCAGTTAAAGTATAAAGCGATGAAAGAAAATGCCTTCCGCTTTTTGAGAGGGACTTGTCATATTTTTTACGAAGATCTCTCCCATGCCAAAGGCTTCCCTTCATCTCCATTAGCCTGGATATGCGGTGATTTACACCTTGAAAATTTTGGCAGTTTTAAAGGGAATAACCGTATGGTTTATTTTGATCTGAATGATTTTGATGAATCCATGCTAGCCCCATTAAATTGGGAATTGGCAAGGGTCCTGACCAGTATTTATGTGGCCTTCGATACCTTGAAATTAAAAAAACCAGTTGCGGATGAAATGGTTACTTTGTTTTTAAATAAATATACAGAGATCCTGAGAGGTGGAAAAGCCCATTATATCGACCCCAGAACAGCAAAGGGAGTTGTCCGCTATTTCCTAAACAATGTTAAAAAAAGAAAGGAAAGGGACCTGATCAAAAAGATAACTGATCCGGATCGTAAAAAGTTGACTATAAAAATCGACAACACGCTTCATTTTAAATTAGACCCTAAACTAAAAGAAGCACTCATAACACACGTATCTACCTGGTTAAAAAACACAAAGGATTGGCCAAATAACTATGCTGTTAAAGACGCTGCATTTCGCGTTGCTGGCACAGGAAGTATTGGATTAAAGCGGTATATGTTCCTATTACAAGGGATCAAAGCTAAGGACAAGTATCTGTTGATCGAACTTAAACAGGGAACTACATCATCCCTTGCACCATATAACAAAACTCCTCAACCCATCTGGGATTCTGAAGCCAGTCGAATGATCACCAGCAAGTATCGGATGCAAAATGTATCAACAGCCTTGTTAAGTACAACCCTTTTTAAAAAGGATGCTTACATATTACAGGAAATGCAACCTTATGCCGATAAGATACATTTTGAACTTCTTGCAAATCATCTTAAAGATTTGAAAATGGTATTAACAGATATGGCCATCTTAACCGCTTCCGCGCAATTACGCAGCAGTGGTATCAAAGGATCTGCAATTAATGATGAGCTCACAGCTTTTGCTGCCCACAATGAATGGCATAAACCTTTAATCACCTACGCAAAAAATTATGCCAATAAGGTGAAGGCTGATTATAATGAATATCTATCCGGCTATAAAGAGCTAGCCACAAAACCAACATCGTAA
- a CDS encoding MgtC/SapB family protein: MHQTILSAQLYHDEILKIFLSVVCGSILGFEREVRGKSAGFRTLALICFGSTIFTICSYLLGVEDNRDRIAANIITGIGFLGAGVIFRNNISVSGITTAASIWIAAAIGMLIGIGEYALAGISVVLALFILYAMDYIQFWIDDRFQHRDYRIVFKDKNDCAAVQEQLKVLNLRYNSLRLSRTSQHIIMEVRVSGKKDKLEGFNSWLLDQRKIDSFDW; the protein is encoded by the coding sequence ATGCATCAGACTATATTATCTGCTCAACTTTATCATGATGAAATATTAAAAATATTTCTGTCGGTTGTGTGTGGAAGTATATTGGGTTTTGAAAGAGAAGTCAGGGGCAAATCTGCAGGATTCCGAACCTTGGCATTGATTTGCTTTGGCTCAACCATATTTACCATTTGTTCTTATCTTTTAGGTGTGGAAGATAACCGCGACCGGATTGCAGCCAATATCATTACCGGCATAGGTTTTTTAGGCGCCGGTGTAATATTCAGAAACAACATTAGTGTTTCTGGAATTACAACTGCTGCTTCGATTTGGATTGCTGCTGCCATAGGTATGCTGATTGGCATTGGAGAATATGCCCTTGCCGGCATTTCTGTTGTACTTGCCTTATTTATCCTATATGCAATGGACTACATACAATTCTGGATAGACGATCGCTTTCAGCATCGCGATTACCGTATTGTTTTTAAGGATAAAAATGATTGTGCTGCAGTTCAAGAGCAGCTTAAAGTTTTAAATCTCCGTTACAATAGCCTAAGGCTATCCCGTACCAGCCAACACATCATCATGGAAGTTCGGGTAAGTGGGAAAAAAGATAAACTAGAAGGATTTAATAGTTGGTTACTAGATCAACGAAAGATCGATTCTTTTGACTGGTAA
- a CDS encoding DUF4407 domain-containing protein, which produces MNSISRFFWFCSGAHISTLEKHPTEHNKYIGIGATIFFTGLFAALSGGYAMYFVFKGDTAAVFFAVFFGLIWGLAIFNMDRYIVSSINKSASSNKQILQATPRILLAIMIGIVISRPLELKIFDKEIKERLKVSYLNNQRSQIDTLNAAFENKYAIELGKLNDAKAHRDSTANGIKTDRQKLNFEIFGNKTTETSGVMGYGPYAKRKEAELKEREKELDTLTADVRALEKFVDSRKQFDGLMTEKLYTGKQLDSLTSIAGFADRNWALGQLSFNRDGTRDLSTYLAVTFIGLLFIFFECLPVFVKLMSSKGPYDRSVENLELTQVYQSDKDREFETEVIDEVQDTRVSTETEKRKEIIKGQAYHDLKNHNWES; this is translated from the coding sequence ATGAATTCGATATCCCGCTTCTTTTGGTTCTGCTCCGGTGCACATATTTCCACCCTGGAAAAGCACCCTACAGAACACAACAAATATATAGGCATTGGTGCCACTATATTCTTTACCGGACTGTTTGCCGCCCTATCGGGTGGGTACGCCATGTACTTTGTTTTTAAAGGAGATACCGCAGCTGTCTTTTTTGCCGTGTTTTTTGGCTTAATATGGGGCTTAGCCATTTTTAACATGGATAGATATATTGTATCCAGCATCAATAAAAGCGCTAGTTCAAATAAACAGATCCTACAAGCTACCCCACGTATTTTACTCGCCATTATGATCGGGATTGTGATTTCGCGCCCACTGGAACTTAAAATTTTCGACAAAGAAATTAAAGAACGCTTAAAAGTAAGCTACCTGAACAACCAACGCTCGCAGATTGACACGCTGAATGCCGCATTTGAAAACAAATACGCTATAGAGCTAGGCAAACTCAATGATGCTAAAGCACACAGAGACTCGACTGCTAATGGCATAAAAACCGACAGGCAGAAACTTAACTTTGAAATATTTGGCAATAAAACGACCGAAACATCGGGTGTGATGGGCTATGGCCCTTATGCCAAAAGAAAAGAAGCAGAATTAAAAGAGCGGGAAAAAGAGCTGGACACTTTAACGGCTGACGTACGTGCGCTGGAAAAGTTTGTGGATAGTCGCAAGCAATTTGACGGCTTGATGACCGAGAAATTATATACGGGGAAACAGCTGGACAGCCTAACCAGTATTGCAGGATTTGCTGACCGAAACTGGGCATTGGGCCAACTTAGCTTTAACCGCGATGGAACGAGAGACCTAAGTACTTATCTCGCCGTAACGTTTATTGGGCTACTGTTTATTTTCTTTGAATGTTTACCGGTTTTCGTAAAACTGATGAGCAGCAAAGGCCCGTATGACAGATCTGTAGAGAATTTAGAGCTTACACAGGTTTACCAATCCGACAAGGATAGGGAATTTGAAACCGAGGTTATCGATGAAGTACAAGACACGCGAGTCTCAACAGAAACTGAAAAACGTAAAGAAATTATAAAAGGGCAAGCCTACCATGACCTTAAAAATCATAATTGGGAGAGCTAG
- a CDS encoding M20/M25/M40 family metallo-hydrolase codes for MKKTFYTLLVLLFTQLAWAQNINKIISKEYVDRLIKTLSSDEMEGRATFSPGIDKAARFIESEFKSIGLLPMEGESGFRQTFEIDGKPLFNVVGIIPGKSKVKELVVFSGHYDHLGIIKPKGDEQDSIANGADDDASGITAMIALAKYYKKLNNNERTLIFVAFTGEELGGFGSKYFSKKLNPDDVVAMFNIEMIGKESKFGKNTAFITGYDKSDFGPILQKNLVGTPFTFHPDPYTRQNLFYRSDNATLAALGVPAHTISTDQIDTDKLYHTVKDEYSTLDTDNILATIKAIALSAISIVKGTDTPTRIPRLVEQHD; via the coding sequence ATGAAGAAAACCTTTTATACCTTATTAGTACTACTATTTACCCAGTTAGCCTGGGCACAAAACATCAACAAAATCATCAGCAAGGAATACGTAGACAGACTAATAAAAACGCTTAGCAGTGACGAAATGGAGGGCAGAGCAACTTTTAGCCCCGGTATCGATAAAGCTGCCAGGTTTATTGAGTCGGAGTTTAAAAGTATTGGACTCTTGCCAATGGAAGGTGAAAGTGGTTTCAGGCAGACCTTCGAAATAGATGGTAAGCCTCTATTTAACGTTGTGGGAATAATTCCGGGCAAGTCTAAAGTCAAAGAACTGGTTGTGTTTTCGGGCCATTATGATCACCTTGGCATTATAAAACCAAAGGGGGATGAGCAAGACAGTATAGCTAACGGTGCAGACGATGATGCTTCGGGCATTACAGCAATGATTGCGCTGGCAAAGTATTATAAAAAGCTAAACAATAATGAGCGGACTTTAATTTTTGTAGCCTTTACAGGGGAAGAACTAGGTGGCTTTGGCTCTAAATATTTCTCAAAAAAATTAAACCCAGACGATGTCGTTGCCATGTTTAATATAGAAATGATTGGAAAGGAAAGCAAGTTTGGTAAAAATACTGCTTTTATTACCGGCTATGATAAGTCTGATTTTGGTCCAATCCTTCAGAAAAATCTAGTTGGAACACCTTTTACTTTCCATCCCGATCCTTACACAAGACAAAATCTGTTTTATAGGAGTGATAATGCAACATTGGCTGCACTGGGTGTTCCGGCGCATACGATCAGTACCGATCAGATAGACACAGACAAGTTATATCATACGGTTAAAGATGAATACAGCACACTAGACACGGATAATATCCTGGCAACTATAAAAGCTATTGCCCTTAGCGCCATAAGCATTGTAAAGGGCACAGACACACCAACCAGAATCCCAAGATTAGTAGAACAGCACGATTAA
- a CDS encoding rhodanese-like domain-containing protein: protein MKEITVQELKEKIDNKEDFQLIDVRETFEYETSNLNGLNIPLGGILIEADQIAQDKPVIIHCRSGKRSAAAVMQLEHQLGLTNLYNLKGGILAWQEAFDPNMPVY, encoded by the coding sequence ATAAAAGAAATAACCGTTCAAGAGCTTAAGGAAAAGATCGACAATAAAGAAGATTTTCAATTGATTGATGTAAGGGAAACATTTGAATATGAAACCTCAAACCTTAATGGCCTGAACATTCCTTTGGGTGGTATTTTAATCGAAGCAGATCAAATAGCACAAGATAAACCGGTAATTATCCATTGCAGAAGCGGCAAAAGAAGTGCAGCAGCAGTAATGCAATTGGAGCATCAATTGGGTTTAACCAACCTTTATAATTTAAAAGGCGGTATCCTTGCATGGCAAGAAGCGTTTGATCCTAATATGCCTGTTTACTAA
- a CDS encoding thiamine pyrophosphokinase, whose translation MSSHHIIREKQEPALYIHQLGAFNEEYLGQLLEWSPTLIVNDAVYEKAISMGLKVDAVVNASGTHAFQENTRVIEVKTEELDAVLDFLIAEQYQAVNMIDTKSNLRELGSYISEINIVVFTETEKSYAIKSGFKVWKPKGSIFKIEVMSYFETSNLKQEENGDFVVINDGFVAFNFTTEYLFISEVL comes from the coding sequence ATGTCATCACATCATATCATCAGAGAGAAACAAGAGCCGGCACTTTACATTCATCAATTAGGTGCTTTTAATGAAGAGTATCTGGGGCAATTGTTAGAATGGAGCCCTACTTTGATCGTTAACGATGCGGTTTACGAAAAGGCGATCAGTATGGGCCTAAAGGTTGATGCGGTAGTAAATGCTTCGGGCACTCATGCTTTTCAGGAAAACACAAGAGTGATTGAAGTTAAAACAGAGGAGTTGGATGCTGTTTTAGACTTTCTGATTGCTGAGCAATATCAGGCGGTGAATATGATTGATACAAAAAGTAATTTAAGGGAACTGGGGAGTTATATTTCCGAAATCAATATTGTGGTATTTACAGAAACGGAAAAGTCGTATGCCATAAAATCCGGATTTAAAGTGTGGAAGCCAAAAGGAAGCATCTTTAAAATCGAAGTGATGTCTTATTTTGAAACCAGTAACCTTAAACAAGAAGAAAATGGTGACTTTGTCGTCATAAATGATGGCTTTGTAGCGTTTAATTTTACAACAGAATACTTATTTATAAGCGAAGTGTTATGA
- a CDS encoding TonB-dependent receptor, with protein sequence MQRSIYIICFLLVLGFEATAQYGGYTIRGFVTDLQTKTPLTGASIFNKKLSRGSNVALDGSYSLKNIPAGTYTLHCSFIGYTAKDTTITVNGNLHIDFRLNESYAALNVIQISGKRNAESEASAKKSEQLSTNVVNIISAQAIQLSPDITVANVLQRVSGVSVERSGSGDGRYAIIRGMDQRYNYTLINGIKIPSPDNRYRYVPLDIFPADLVERIEVHKTLTPDMEGDAIGGTVNMVMKNAPDRLYINGSMSTGTSQTLLDRGYYSFPVSAINRQSPYEANGPSYLAKATDFTRENLKYTKKDQTPNLLGSLSIGNRFFDNRLGVIVSGSYQNTYRGYSTIFNPAEFREGGSLDIKHANSREYSIQQTRTGLNAKLDYRINNGNKISLYNFYAILDEAQTRTTIDTLLPAPRTRPGTGQVWYYARSRFQRQTIYNSTLQGEHQIIPEKLKFTWSGVYSKATNQIPDWAEYEYDGGFYTDPSTPNAPPYQHPNITQNFNRTWWRNSDRDFSGYANLTFKNKIASIPYTITAGGMYRDKHRDNFYQNYELRPVPNQDGSHQEWSGIDNFNWEVFNPAGTPAHANNYRANEKISAGYAMIKFQLKKLETTIGLRLENTDQNFDTDVPITQAAKTGSITYLDELPSVHFKYMLNTKTNLRLSYFASISRPGFFEIVPYEFKGENWTEKGNPELLHTTANNIDFRYEFFPKSNEQVLIGAFYKQIHNPIEYGFRFTGVQNQTVYQPNNFGDATNYGLELVYEKYIRSFGIRLNYTYTHSSITTTKFSSVVENGTLKPLYIDEERPLQGQSAHIANAALLYKNVNLGLDIQLTWQYTGKRIVLVAPYYGFDYWQKGTNLFDFSAEKKIGKCFSVFTKVQNLLNSKYEVYINKPPVNSIPAPYQDASTGKTLAERSIYGQNYQLGLRYIFK encoded by the coding sequence ATGCAACGGAGTATCTATATTATTTGCTTTCTTTTAGTCCTTGGTTTTGAAGCAACTGCGCAATATGGCGGTTACACCATTCGAGGGTTTGTTACCGATCTGCAAACCAAAACCCCACTAACAGGGGCCAGTATTTTTAACAAAAAACTATCCAGAGGAAGCAATGTTGCGCTTGATGGATCATACAGCTTAAAAAATATCCCTGCGGGTACTTATACCTTACATTGTAGCTTTATAGGCTATACTGCTAAGGATACCACCATTACTGTAAATGGGAATCTGCATATTGACTTTCGTTTAAATGAATCTTACGCTGCATTAAATGTGATTCAGATTTCGGGCAAACGCAATGCTGAATCTGAAGCATCAGCTAAAAAATCCGAGCAGCTATCAACAAACGTTGTTAACATCATATCTGCACAAGCAATTCAGTTGTCTCCTGATATTACAGTAGCAAACGTCTTGCAACGCGTTTCGGGAGTATCTGTTGAAAGAAGTGGAAGTGGCGATGGCCGTTATGCCATTATCCGTGGTATGGATCAACGTTACAACTACACCCTCATTAATGGAATTAAAATCCCAAGCCCCGACAATAGGTATCGCTATGTACCACTTGATATTTTCCCGGCAGACCTGGTTGAGCGCATTGAAGTACACAAAACCTTAACCCCCGATATGGAAGGCGACGCTATAGGTGGTACGGTTAACATGGTCATGAAAAATGCTCCGGATAGGCTTTACATTAATGGCAGTATGTCCACAGGAACCAGTCAAACTTTGTTAGACCGGGGATACTATTCCTTTCCGGTTAGCGCCATAAACAGACAATCTCCTTACGAAGCAAATGGCCCCTCATATCTGGCAAAGGCCACAGACTTTACCCGCGAGAATCTTAAATATACCAAGAAAGATCAAACCCCAAATTTGCTGGGGTCATTGTCTATTGGAAATCGCTTCTTTGACAATCGTCTGGGGGTAATCGTCAGTGGTTCTTATCAAAACACTTATCGCGGGTATTCCACCATTTTTAATCCTGCAGAGTTTAGGGAAGGCGGATCCCTTGATATAAAACATGCCAACAGTCGCGAGTACTCTATTCAACAAACCCGCACCGGGCTTAATGCAAAATTGGATTACCGCATTAACAACGGCAATAAGATTAGCTTATACAATTTTTATGCTATTCTTGATGAAGCCCAAACCAGAACAACCATCGATACGCTTCTCCCTGCGCCAAGGACAAGGCCAGGTACGGGGCAGGTTTGGTATTATGCCCGCTCAAGGTTTCAAAGGCAAACCATTTACAACAGCACCCTTCAGGGGGAGCACCAGATTATTCCTGAAAAACTGAAATTTACATGGTCTGGTGTATATTCGAAAGCAACCAACCAAATTCCGGATTGGGCAGAATATGAATACGATGGCGGGTTTTACACAGACCCGTCTACTCCAAATGCTCCGCCATACCAACATCCAAATATCACGCAAAATTTTAACCGAACCTGGTGGAGAAATAGCGACCGTGATTTTTCCGGATACGCCAATTTAACCTTTAAAAACAAAATTGCATCAATCCCCTATACTATAACCGCAGGTGGGATGTACAGGGATAAACACCGTGATAATTTTTATCAGAACTATGAACTGAGACCGGTTCCAAATCAAGATGGTAGTCACCAGGAATGGTCTGGCATTGATAATTTTAATTGGGAGGTATTTAACCCGGCCGGAACTCCTGCTCATGCAAACAACTACAGAGCAAACGAGAAGATCAGCGCAGGATATGCAATGATTAAGTTCCAGTTAAAAAAATTGGAGACCACTATTGGACTCCGTTTAGAAAACACTGATCAGAATTTCGATACTGATGTACCAATCACACAAGCCGCTAAAACAGGAAGTATAACCTACCTTGATGAGTTGCCAAGTGTCCATTTCAAGTACATGCTGAATACAAAAACTAATCTTAGGCTATCTTACTTTGCTTCCATCAGTCGGCCCGGATTCTTTGAGATTGTACCCTACGAGTTCAAAGGAGAAAACTGGACTGAAAAGGGAAATCCTGAACTGTTACATACTACGGCTAATAATATAGATTTTCGTTACGAATTTTTCCCAAAGTCTAACGAGCAGGTTCTAATCGGTGCCTTTTACAAGCAAATCCACAATCCAATTGAGTATGGCTTTAGGTTTACCGGTGTTCAAAATCAAACCGTTTATCAGCCTAATAATTTTGGAGATGCCACCAATTATGGTTTAGAATTGGTATACGAAAAATATATCCGCAGCTTTGGTATCAGGCTAAATTACACTTATACCCACTCATCAATTACCACAACAAAGTTCAGCTCAGTTGTTGAAAATGGTACGCTAAAACCACTCTACATTGACGAAGAAAGACCACTACAAGGTCAATCAGCTCACATTGCAAATGCTGCACTTTTATATAAAAATGTAAACCTGGGCCTTGATATTCAGTTAACCTGGCAATATACAGGTAAACGCATCGTCCTGGTTGCACCTTACTATGGATTTGATTATTGGCAGAAAGGAACCAATCTATTTGATTTTTCTGCAGAAAAGAAAATTGGTAAATGCTTCTCAGTCTTTACAAAGGTTCAGAATCTGCTCAATTCCAAATATGAAGTTTATATAAACAAGCCTCCTGTTAATAGTATTCCTGCACCTTATCAGGATGCTTCAACTGGGAAAACATTAGCTGAACGCAGCATTTATGGTCAGAACTATCAATTGGGGTTACGTTACATATTTAAATAA
- a CDS encoding DUF6358 family protein, with translation MGKKIALNVFYNLGIILSIFGIVWGYNNTKYLVIGLFVITGAFFLYLKLQLVKEMRSSFKNRK, from the coding sequence ATGGGAAAGAAGATCGCATTAAACGTTTTTTATAACCTGGGTATTATACTTTCCATTTTTGGGATCGTTTGGGGTTATAACAACACTAAATATTTAGTAATTGGCTTATTTGTAATTACAGGAGCGTTTTTTCTTTACTTAAAGCTACAGCTGGTAAAGGAAATGCGTAGTAGTTTTAAAAACCGGAAGTAA
- a CDS encoding rhomboid family intramembrane serine protease yields the protein MEYLNHTPVASIIFLLTLVTSIYAFSNHDLYGKFMLHPYSVSRKYKVYTLITSGLIHADWMHLIFNMMTFYFFAFQLEAMIGSWQFATIYICGLIFSDIPSVIKHKNDMWYNSLGASGAISAVLFSFILFQPFSSMIIFPIPIPIWAIIFGPLYLVYCVYASNHSRDNINHDAHFFGALTGLIVTVLIVPGAIPHFLNQLLAKIG from the coding sequence ATGGAATACTTAAATCATACCCCCGTTGCTTCTATCATCTTCCTGCTAACCCTTGTAACCAGTATTTATGCGTTTAGCAACCATGATTTGTACGGCAAATTTATGCTGCACCCCTATAGTGTTTCGAGAAAATATAAAGTGTATACTTTAATTACCAGCGGACTAATCCATGCTGATTGGATGCATCTGATTTTTAACATGATGACTTTTTACTTCTTTGCTTTTCAATTGGAAGCAATGATAGGATCATGGCAATTTGCAACCATATATATTTGCGGACTGATATTTAGCGATATCCCTTCAGTTATTAAACACAAAAACGACATGTGGTACAATAGTCTGGGAGCTTCGGGTGCCATCAGTGCGGTATTGTTTAGCTTTATTCTATTTCAGCCTTTCTCTTCGATGATCATATTCCCGATACCAATACCTATCTGGGCAATTATTTTTGGGCCATTATACCTGGTTTACTGTGTTTATGCCTCCAATCACTCCAGAGACAACATTAATCACGATGCACACTTTTTTGGCGCACTAACGGGCCTAATTGTTACGGTGCTTATTGTTCCGGGAGCAATCCCACATTTCCTGAATCAGTTACTCGCTAAGATCGGTTAA